A region of the Litchfieldia alkalitelluris genome:
AATTATTATCTAGTTTCTTTGCTAAATTGCTTGATAAAATATATGTAAAGAAATAGGAAGTAATCGAGCGACCAAAGCTACTTAATAAGGGGATATTTTCCCTTTAAACCGCAAAATATAGCTTGATTAGGGGTAATAAGGGGAAGTTTTCCCTTTATGCAAAGCACAATCACCCCATTTACATGTTTTTAAAGTAAATAGCGGGAAATTTCACCTCTATGTTAACTATTTTCAGTCACATTTTCCTAATAAGGGAAGTTTCTCCCCTTATTTTATCAGTCCATACTGCTGATTCCTTCATCTGAGTTCGAGGGTTTCCGCTTTATGGCCGGATGGGACCCTGAATAGTAAAAAGCTCGGTAAGTTCCGAGCTTTTTACTATTTCAGGTGCTATTAGGGTTACCGGTGCATTTTCCTTGACGGTACCCGTTATTGAATTAAAGACGGTTTATATCAATAATAGTACCAGTTGTTGCATCAACAATAAACTCAAATTGCTCAAGCTGATCCTCTAATTCACGTGAAATTCCGCCTTTATAAACCTTGTAGGTTAGTTCGTTTTTTCTATAGTCCTCCGGTACCATATGTATCCAGGAACCAGTAACAGGCCCAATTTCCTTGAACGCATTTTTCGCATTTTTTAGTGCGTTTTCTGCAGTAACGCCTTTATTTGAAACCGTTTGGTTGACTAAATAACCGCTTGCAAAGCCGATACTAACACCAAGAAGAAACTTTCGCCAATTCATTTACACTCCCCCTTTAGTCAAAAGTTTTATCTTTTATATAGTATACTAAATTTAATGACTGTATGTTAAGGAGTGGAAAGAGGATAAAAATTTCGATATACTAAATAAATAATACATATAATATGGTTTTGCAAAGGAGAGAGAAGATGAATAAAGATACATTAGAGCTTTTTAAAACATTAACTGAATTACCAGGTGTACCAGGAAATGAGCATCAAGTGAGAAGTTTTATGAGAAGTCAACTTCAACAATATTCTGATGAGGTCATTCAAGATGGTCTTGGCAGTATCTTTGGAGTAAAACGAGGAGACGAAAACGGCCCAACTGTTATGGTAGCTGGGCATATGGACGAGGTTGGGTTCATGGTTACATCCATTACCGATCAAGGGCTAATCCGTTTTCAAACATTAGGAGGCTGGTGGAGTCAAGTATTACTAGCTCAAAGAGTTCAGATTATTACTGATAATGGTCCTATTATTGGTGTAATAAGCTCTATTCCACCACATTTACTTGAAGATGCCCAAAGAAA
Encoded here:
- a CDS encoding PepSY domain-containing protein, whose translation is MNWRKFLLGVSIGFASGYLVNQTVSNKGVTAENALKNAKNAFKEIGPVTGSWIHMVPEDYRKNELTYKVYKGGISRELEDQLEQFEFIVDATTGTIIDINRL